From Triticum urartu cultivar G1812 unplaced genomic scaffold, Tu2.1 TuUngrouped_contig_3905, whole genome shotgun sequence:
ACAACACCGTGGTGGATGGGCGGGCCTAGCAGAGTCGAAGTTGGTTGGGCTGGGCTGGCTTGGTGGACGTCCGCATCGTTTCTCTTTTTACAATTTGCCGGACGGAGCTTGAGGCATTCCCGAAAATCGCCATAAAACATCGCGGGCGTTCCTAAAGATCGCCTGAAAAGGCTGACCATCGAAGGCATTTTTCAAAAATGCATGCGTATGTCTTTCCCTTCGTGACCATCCATAGTGTTTTTCAAAAGCGCCTCATTAGACGATTGAAGGCATTATTTGAGCTTTTAAAGCATGTAGCAATACCTCCTTTTAAAACCAGGATGCAGTAGTAAGCACAAACTCATATTACGCCCTTGCAATGATTTGTCTGACACGATGGCAACCATTGTCGTGTTCATTTTGTGATCTCCACCAtctactacctcctttccggtttagaAGACACATACATATCTCTAGGTCCACGATTTAACCAACGTAATATGAGttttatatcattggaaacttcAAATGTTATATTTTCTAATGGTATAACTTTTATGTATACAATTTAATTATATTGATGAAATTAGCTATGTAGGGATACACATGGACCTTTTAAACCCGAAGGGAGGCAGTATTTATCACAAGCCTCAACCAAGGAGCAAGACAATCTGGAAAAACAACCAAAATTAAGACTGGTGTAGTTGGAAGAGTGGGCCTCTCATATGGATTATATTTGCCACCAAAAAAAAAACTGTTGCAGATAATCAGAACCCTGCTTACCGTAGATCAGGGAGTAGCAAATGACATCGCCTATGTCGGTAGCAAATCTGATATTCTTTTTTCATCTATGTGAAAATACGTGACTTTACTGTTTGAAGATTCGCCACATTGGCTTTTTTTGTGCCTTATTATTTTCATTACATATCTTTTTTGTTAGGATTTATAGCATAGTCTAAATGAGACCATAGTCAGAAGTATATTGAACAGTGCAGAAAATATTGGAAACAACTTGTATTTGTAGATGAAGTAAATATAGTTAAAACACAAAAGATCAAGCTAATCATATGTCACATTATAATTATAAGACACCAAACAACCGAAGAAGTCATGAATGGAGTACAAACACTGAAACCATTGGCGTGTTTTCAATCCAAAACAGTGTTGCATTTGCTAGATTTACAACAAAGACTCATAAATAGTTTAGATAATACATATATTAGAGTCCAACAGTATGCTCCATTCAGCAGTTCACATGGGGAAGTAAGCGTTACAACAGTTACATTTTTCTTTATCCACCAGTATCAATGTTATTTACATTTAACAGTACTGCCAGACAACAAAAGCCATATGAATTTTCTCTCAATGACAACACCAAAAGTCAAAATAATGAAGTCATGTGGATTTTACTTCGCAAAACAGCTCACTGCGAGGACTCAAAACACATTTCAGTGTCCGCCATTCCATCAGAGCCTACAAGCAATAGCTTGTCAGGATACGCTTCGATGTGCCCAAACGCAGTGGTGCCGGGAGGACACTCCAGCGCAGCCTCGAGGGTGCGATGGTGCACGCCGTGGGAGTCCACACAGTAGCCACCCTTGTGGTCGTGCCCGGCGAAGCAGGCCTTAACACAGTTGTACCGTCGAACAACAGCCATCACCTCAGCATAGTTCCACATGAGGCCTACCTGGGACGCTGCTACAGGATCCAATGGGAGGTGACTGCACAAGACGACATTCTGCCGACGCTCCGATGCATCCCGTAGGACATCACTGAGCCAGGACAGCTGCTCCTTTCCAACAGCACCATTGAACATCACGTACCGCTGGTCGACGCCCACCAGACCCTCAGGGCTGTTCTTGTCGGCGTTTGGGTTCTTTTCTTCAAGGAGGCTCATTGCTGCTGCAGTCACTGGATGATCACGAGGCCAGCCAAGCGTGCTGAAGTCATAAGCATCCAGAACAACAAATCTGTACTCAGGACACGGCGAGAAGTCATAGTAGGCGCGGTCAGAACCCGTTGGCATCTTCAGCAAAGCCACTAGCTCGGTCCGAGGAAGGTTGTAGAGGCAATGGTTGCCAAACATGTGGTAGGTCGGGCCGTCCGACTTCTCAAACTCGCCGAGGACCTTCTGCACCGCCCACAACGACTTGTCCTTTGGGCATTTCCCGTCGACGATGTCACCAAAGTTGATGGAGAACTTGACACCACCTTGCTTGTTCCACGCACTGACAGCCCTCTGGAGGACGTCGATGCTGTGACGGTAGTAGCGCGGGATGCCAGTGAAGGATCGCCCGTCCGGGATGTCGGCGTACTGGACATCGGCAATGACACCAAAGGTAAACAGGGGCT
This genomic window contains:
- the LOC125527445 gene encoding manganese-dependent ADP-ribose/CDP-alcohol diphosphatase-like, whose amino-acid sequence is MMAATNGLAHASAHKPLFTFGVIADVQYADIPDGRSFTGIPRYYRHSIDVLQRAVSAWNKQGGVKFSINFGDIVDGKCPKDKSLWAVQKVLGEFEKSDGPTYHMFGNHCLYNLPRTELVALLKMPTGSDRAYYDFSPCPEYRFVVLDAYDFSTLGWPRDHPVTAAAMSLLEEKNPNADKNSPEGLVGVDQRYVMFNGAVGKEQLSWLSDVLRDASERRQNVVLCSHLPLDPVAASQVGLMWNYAEVMAVVRRYNCVKACFAGHDHKGGYCVDSHGVHHRTLEAALECPPGTTAFGHIEAYPDKLLLVGSDGMADTEMCFESSQ